The sequence TGAAGATTAATTAAAAATCGTTCGCCAATTCCCCCCCGCAGTTTAATTAGACGCTTCATCGGGCTAAAGATTACCGAGCAGCAAGCCGCCCAGATCCACATTTTTCGCCTCGGAAAAAAAAccgattttttttcttctccttgtaAGCACACGCAtaagtgtgtctctgtgcgtgtgtgtgtgtgtgtgtgttgacgcTCAATGCGCACGGTTTTCAATCCCCCTTTTGAAATAATGCATTCAAATGACCACCGCTCGCTGGGCTTTAGAGGCTTTAGTATACCTGATCCGCCTCTTATCGCCTTTTAAATACCCTCATCCATTCTAAACTTTTAATTGCGTTTCCGTCGCTGAATCCAGCTCTAATCGGATTGTCCTGGACACGTATCACAGCGTTGACCTGGCGCGGATAAACTCTGCTCCGTCGGCTGGGAgcgaaatgaaagaaaaagaaaaaaaggggcAAAGGTGTTCCATTACTTTCCTTTCATTGATCTATCCGCGCTCACCGTGTGTGTCAGATGTCGAGTTCAGCAAATACCTGTGACGTcatgatccttttttttaaggttaCGATTTGGATTActggtgacattttatttatgcagCTGTAATAATGGTGATGCTGCTGCCTTCTGCCGTTGATTCTGCTGCTGTGGCAACACATTTTTATCACCTGGTGTGGTTgcttattaccccccccccccccccccctacacacacacacaagaaagcTTATTTGAATACATTTATCCCTTTCAATTTAAAGACGTATAACACAGATGTGTGTCAAAGTATTGTCTGGGACACGGAGTCCGTGTCGGCTCAATGTCAGCCAGCAAACATTACGTGGAGTTTAAAGCCGCCATCCCACAAAGGCAGAACGATTGATTTAATTTACGTGATATATTTCTATTTCCAACGTAGCAAATATGAAACGgatacaaataaacacacaaaaagcaatAATTCAGATGAGCAtagctgctgtttttccttGACGAGCCCTGCGGCACAACTCAATCCTGGCTCATGGCCGTTCCTGTGCTTAACATTCAATCCCGCGTTCCAATTATTGCGCGTCTTCCAACGCTGACAGGGCGGCGCCTCGGCTGTGCTGAAATCTACCGATGACAACCACTATTTTTTAATCGTGTCAGGGAATTGGGGGGAAGTTTGATGGCTCATAAAACTTGGGATAacgggtctggggggggggggggtctactgtATGGCCTTGGCGTTTTACATTTAGTGCTCTGTATGGTGAAAAACAGCTTGTATTGATCATTTATTGCAGGTGGAGCGACTAAATTATTTTCCAATCCcatttcatttgacagcttGTGTATGTCACTCCAGTGAGACGAGATCCGCGAGCTGATATTCAGGGTGTCTATTCTTCAAGTGCTTCTCCTTTACTTTGTGCTTCCCAGCCTGAACTCTTTGGTTTGGTGGTTGTTCACGCCTGCACTTAGCGACGAGTGACGCCGAAGGCCACCAGCTACACGACTGCCTCCGTTTCCTGTACTCGCCTGCGTGTTTACTCATGTACCTCTGCCCACAGTGTTTTCCCAAGCagacaggggaaaaaaacaaaaaacaaagagttgtaatatttttttttatcagcataCAGTTGAGGTGGTGTCTTTATcaatctcatttattttttagccTTTTTCCTCCCCCATTAAGCGACGATGATGTCGCTCAGAACCTCTGAatccgtgagtgtgtgtgtgtgtgtgtgtccttgcagTGCTCTATCCCCTCCTTTGATAGAGCCGAAGGAATAAAAGCCTTCTTTATGTCTGTGAAACCGGATGTGCAAGAGCTGTTCTGCATATTTATCAGATGGTTGGACTCTTTTTATTTCAATAGCCAGCACATAGTTTGACATCAACAGTGAACAATATGTTTTGTCGCTCTGTCTACGTGGGACAGGAGTCTGAGAAAGGGAAAGGCAAATGGTTTGTGCCTGGTGCATGCCTGTATGGCAAATAAAGAGACAGGGAAACGGGAGGCCTcgatcattattttttttccaagaaAGACCACCCCGAAATGTACTAATCTAGCATTTCTCTGTATCCCATAGGTTTCTGGATCCAAATGTCACCCCCTTTGGACTCTTCCCTGGTTGGGGTCCAGCAGTGTGTGACGGACATGCGAATGGAGCCTGTAGTGACTCTCTACTGCGCGGCAGCAAATTTGCCCCGTCTGACCTCTGCATGGAGTTACGAATGAAGAGTCCTGCTATGGTCTGGTGTCTCAGCATGGATGGAGTCAGTCAGCGGACCGCTCCCCACTAATGAGGCCATCTGAGGACTAGAATTTACAGGATTACTCCCACGGGGTCCTGCTCGTTTGCCAGCTAACTGCATCGTTGCTAAACTCTCCTAGGTGGACTTTTTGCggttgagtttcttttttttttttgtggatatatatatatatatgcgtcCTTCCCTTTCTGATTTTCAGATTTGTTCTATTCTCCCATAATTCTTTTTCATTGTGGGTTTAAAcaatttttgtgtgttttttccactATGGAGTTTTTTGCTGGACTCTGGAATAAAGATTGGGCTTCATCCTTGCAATTTTGGCTGACCGTCATCCTAAGCCTCCAAATGCAATTTAGCCCGGGTGCCTCTTGCCCGGAAGAGTGTCGTTGTGACAACACATATGTGTACTGCAATGAACGCAGCCTGACGTCAGTGCCTCTGGGGATGGAGGAAGGCTACAAGGTCCTCTTCCTTCATAACAACCAGATAAACAATGCTGGCTTCCCTTTGGAACTTCACAATCTGGTTTCCGTGGAGACTGTCTATATTTATGGCAACCAGCTGGATGAGTTCCCTATCAATCTGCCCAAAAACACCAGGGTCCTGCATCTCCAGGAGAACAATATCCAAACAATCTCCAAGGCAGCCCTGGCCCAGTTGACTCGACTAGAGGAGCTGCACCTCGATGATAACTCCATCTCCACTGTGGGGGTGGAAGAGGGGGCATTTAGGGAGGCAATAAGCCTCAAACTCCTCTTCCTTACCAAGAACCACTTAAGCAGCATTCCCATTGGCCTTCCCGAGGACCTGAAAGAGCTGCGGTTGGATGAAAACCGTATAGCTATCATTGCTGAGGAGGCCTTTCAGAATGTGACAcgcctgcagcgcctcctcctggATGGGAACTTGCTTACAGATGAGGGCATTGCGCCAGGGACCTTCCAGGACCTGGTCAACCTCCGTGAGCTGGCCCTGGCCCGTAATTCTCTCACCTTCCCACCTCCCCTCCTACCCAGCCAGTCACTGGTCAAACTGAGTCTCCAGGAAAACCAGATTGACCAGATCCCTGTGGATGCCTTTGCTTCTCTAAATAGGCTTGAAAAACTGGATATCTCAAGCAACCAGCTTCAGAGCCTTACGCAGGGTGTGTTCGATGGCCTGTCAAGCCTCGGGCATCTCATGGTGCGGAACAACCCCTGGCGCTGTGACTGTTCTGTCAAATGGGTTGTGGTATGGCTCAAGTCTCTTCCTTCTTCCCTTAACGCTCGAGGATTTGTGTGCCTGAGCCCCGAAAAGGTGCGTGGAATGGCAATCAGAGAGCTCACGCTGGATATTATAGAATGTCCGATTGATGATGACCTCCCGCCCTGGCCTACACTCCGCTCAacaccccctcccccacccacaACCATCCCAATCACCACCATGATCTCCACTCTCATCACTACATCTAGCCCAAACTACTCTGACTCACCCTCCACTCCTTTACCCCCAATTCATAACTACCCCCCTGGCCCCCTGCCGCCTTATGAAGACCCCCTTCAGATCTACTTCCATGTCGTCAACTCCACCAACATCGATGTGAGCTGGGCTTCCTACTTCACTGTCACTGCCTACAAGGTAACTTGGGTCAAAAGGGGCCAAAGCCAAATCAACGAGGGAATGCGAGAGAGGACAGTTGGCGGAGATCGGCGGCATGTTATCATCGCCAATCTGGAGCCCCGGTCCGTGTATCGGATCTGCGTGCACGTGCTGGACTCGCTTAACTCCTACAGGCCTGGAGAGGATACTATATGTTCCGAAGCCAGGACCAAGCCTGCTGTGTCTCGCGTTAGAGAGCAAGCTCCTCAGGAGAGCATCAACTCCACACTGCTAATGGCTGGGATCATAGGCGGGGCGATCCTTGTCGTCCTGGTAACGCTGCTCAGCTTGTTCTGCTGGCACATGCACAGGAAGAGCCGGTCATCTGCGGCAAAGTGGAAATACAACCGGGGCAGGAGAAAAGACGACTACTGCGAGGCGGGAACCAAGAAGGATAATTCCATTCTAGAGATGACTGAGACCAGTTTCCAGATAGTGGCGCTGAACAACGAGCAGCTGCTCAAGGGAGACTTCCGCATTCAGCCCATCTACACGCCCAACGGGGGCATCGGGTTTAGAGACTGTCACCTCAGTAACAACAGCATAGCCTACTGCAAGAGCAGCAACGTGCCCAGTACAGAATTCTGCCACACGTGATgcaacagaaaacagcagagacgtgcacacacacacacacacacatgcgcacaccaGAAACACTAAACACCACATGCATAATTACACACATAAACACCATTTGTGTAgacaacaaaaatataaaaagttcTAGTCAAATATAAttgtactatatatatatttccaagTTCTGTCTACAATGTAATTTATACTGTGGATAAAAATGTGGGATTCTCTGCTATCTTTTTTATTCTTAGGAAAAGAAATACAAGTgtatcctttttttcttttattttcttttttttataaccagCAGGGTTTTCGAGCGTCGTTTTAATGGTCAGTACTGTAGATACACATGGATTTGTACAATCACGGCACCCTGGGCTGTAGCGTCTGACGTCGAACCCTGTCAGTCCTGGATATGTATAAGGGCGCTTAGAGGGCTGGGATCCTTTGCTAACCACAGAAGCAAAATATGGCCTTTATGTGCTTTGAAACACGCTACAACAGAGCAGTATTGAAGACAACACAAGCTGTGGAAATATGGCACTGGCCAGCTGGTGGTATGATGTAAATATGAATTGAAGTGCACTTTCCTATTATCAGATCATGGCAGGAAATGAGCAGAGGTGGCTTATTACATGTGAGTTACTGTGTACAGTCGTGTTGGCAAATGGCATACGAGATTTCCCAAAAGTGCCTTAATGCTAGAAGCTTTGTGTTCTGCTGGTGGCGGAACAAAGTTGGGCTTAGTTAAGAGACACTTTTTGGAAAAACTCTGAAAAAATGTGAGAGATTTCCagcacagttttcttttttcttttttttgtgaggaGGTGGAAATAATAGGAGTTTAAAAAGCAACAAAGCATTATTGTCCCTAATGAGCTGCATGGCTGCGTTGAGACTTTGCAGATTCTTTTTGAAGgaattctttattatttttgctgttattTTCCCCAGTTTTCCTTGTTTTGACAAGTGAGACCACAAGGGGGCAGTTTCCCTCAGTGGACAGACAAGAGGgcaagacagaaagaaagaacaaaagtcCCAGCAAAGATCAATTTTAGGCTGGAATCCATTACCCAGACAATATTACTCACGCTCAAACAGTATTGTTTAGAGTAATATTACTCATTGAACTACTTAATGACGTGGAATCATTGAAAACTAACAGTGTTTTCTGGGTTTGGTGATATGATGTGGATTTTCACTACCGCGGTCTAAAATGgggttctgtttgtgtgtgtgtgggtgtgtgtgatgaaTTATGAGGAAGCACACGCACATATGCTAATTATCCACCCACTTATTTCAACCGAATCCCAGTGTTCATTAGGCTTTTTAATAAATTAGGACATTTCAACAATAAGATCCCCACAATGGACATTTCTGAATGAGCATCTCATCGTTTATCCTTTTGTGGACACTTATGAGACCGTCTGCTTCATTTATGGCTCTGCACCTCTGATCCCTGCATGGGCTCAATTAAAATGGTTTTCATGCCATTCAGCTCCTGGACTGCGGTGGCAGTTCTTTGCATGTGAGGTAACAGCGAGACGTCGCCATTATGCCTAAGAAGACTTTATTTGATCTGacaagattttattttgtcgGGCCAAGCTTAAAGAGTTCCCACATCTGACCCATCTGGTCTCCCCGCCTCCTTCACCCCTTTCCACATAATCCTCAACcaaaaaagggagaaaataTGCAGACTTTATTTTCACTTGCGCCAGGAGAGAGCTTTCCCTTTTGCTGAGGTGCACACATAGGTGCTTAACAGAACACGACGGGGAACGACTGCAAGCAAGATGGAAAACATTTCAAGGGCTTGAGTTGATCTTTGATTGGAATATCTCAAAGTAACTCACTGGAATTCCAGAATTAGCTTTTTGCCTGCTAGCCTTTGGACAGCTGCTTGAAAGAAAGGATATGAGGATGGTGTTATGAGAATGCAAAAGCTAATTGGAATCCATCTTAACATATATTTTAAGACTCCTGTCTTAGAAACCTGTTTTAAATTATAAAACTTGTATGTTTTCCCAGATTTGATAGGTTTTCCCCCCCATTATTGTGGAACATCTGGAAACATTTCAAGATGCTGCATCTTAAGAAATGGCAACATTTtgaatcctaaccctaaccctggagCAAGAAAGCAAATATGTGCAGTCAATAGCCACTGCTGGCCTTACCAACTGTTTACTCACCAGTCGAGGAATATTATTGCAACTTAAGGGTCTTACTTCATCCATTTATTCCCCAAGAGTTATGTTTGTGGTAATAATTGTTGCATTTACTATTTATTGACCATCCGTCCTTAATGGAAACCTGGAGCAGTACTTTCAGCATGATTTACAAGCAGATGCAAtactccctctcctccatcccacGTAGGACCGCATACAAATTGGACGCCATAGTGACTCTAGCGGTATCACAAAGCCAAGTGACCGGGAGCTAGCTGGTTAGCATCCAAAATTCAGGAGGTATTATTTTTTCCAACATAGTACATTGAAATTCCTTCACGtcacattttgaatattttaaactaaacgttttaaatgtttataatgaGCTTTATTGCATTAAATGAAAGTACATATGAAAccacataataaaaaaatatcctaATCTCTTGACTATTAGAGGTGTCGGGAGGCAGATTTGTTCCCTTTAAATGAAACCAGATTTTCTTCCTAAtttcatgctaagctaaatcGCCAGTAGCTCATATTTACTGTACTGACATGAGAGCGGTGTCAATCGCTTTGCATCAAGTGAATATTtagcaaaatgttaaaatgtaagtgATTTAATTTGCATTGCAGCAAACTGAATGATTGTAATAATCTCACTGGCCTGGCAGATGaggcacatttatttttaaccaaaaATATTTTAGGTATTTAAAATGATGATTTGTTTCATCAATACTGAGATCTTCTGTGGTTATCAAAGCATCTCCACTTATTATTTGAACCTTTGTCTACGAACAGACCACTTGCACATTTATTTCACGTCTTTATTCGTCGCCATCGATCAAGTCCCTGTTTTAAGTTGAGTGCCGATCGAACGAAGGGGTCAAACTATCGCGGCATTCAGTGTCTCCTGCCTGTGAATGTGTAACAGAGACAGGTATTTGCCTTACGTTTTATGCAGGACTGAATGATAAGCCGGAGTGAGCTCTaactgggaggaagaagaggagattaAACGATGAGGCGACGAGAAATGCTGAGTAGGAAGCACATTTCTCCCAACGCACCGCCGCCATGGCGACAACAGTGCTAACAGGAACAAGAATGCTCAATGTGACACCGAGCAGCTAACGAGAAATTGCTCATCCCTGGTGCCAGAGCTCAAGTGATGCATGGCTAACGATTCAACCGGAGTAGGAAGCGGCTTCGGTGGTTGTAGCGCACATTActcttcattttcttctcattcGATGAAAGGATGGGGCTGACCAATCAAATTACACAAAACATCTTACAGACAGCACtggattattttcatttcagggTGCAGAGAGGTAATTTCCCTTCAAACTCATTGAATTCCATTGGAATAATTAATCTGCATATAGGTTGTTTTGCACAAAACACAAGCGGTTGAAAGAAAATAtcttgaagtctttttttttctcttcctgtacGCAAAATTGTCAGTGCAAATATCTATTTGCCAAGAACACCTATTAAAGATTTTCTGCATGCACTGCATTTAGCGTCAAAGccctttattttttgtcatatgctaggtcccccccccccccccagactgatGTCCAAACGGTTTAGCAGAAGAAGGCTGGAGATGTGTAATGCATGTAAAACGGGCATGTTGGAATACCGCGCCATCCTGCCTTCTCACACAGACGCTGCAGTATTatgtcgtcgccccccccccccccccccccacacacacacacaccgttttcTTAGGAACCAAAGTTGAATTTCTGTTCTCATGATGAAATATTGATGTTGTTCCATGTATGTGCCTTGAGGTTGAACTTACAATGTAAAGTCCTTgaaacctttaaatgtttttgcacaAACTGTAAATACCTAAGTGAAGCTTTTCGAAAATAAAAGAGCCATTGGATTTGAGCGATCactcccttttattttttcattataaCAAGCTGTTTCCTCTAAATGAATGTCATATCCTGCTGTGTTTCACTGAGTGATCT is a genomic window of Brachionichthys hirsutus isolate HB-005 unplaced genomic scaffold, CSIRO-AGI_Bhir_v1 contig_314, whole genome shotgun sequence containing:
- the LOC137916209 gene encoding leucine-rich repeat transmembrane protein FLRT2-like, producing MEFFAGLWNKDWASSLQFWLTVILSLQMQFSPGASCPEECRCDNTYVYCNERSLTSVPLGMEEGYKVLFLHNNQINNAGFPLELHNLVSVETVYIYGNQLDEFPINLPKNTRVLHLQENNIQTISKAALAQLTRLEELHLDDNSISTVGVEEGAFREAISLKLLFLTKNHLSSIPIGLPEDLKELRLDENRIAIIAEEAFQNVTRLQRLLLDGNLLTDEGIAPGTFQDLVNLRELALARNSLTFPPPLLPSQSLVKLSLQENQIDQIPVDAFASLNRLEKLDISSNQLQSLTQGVFDGLSSLGHLMVRNNPWRCDCSVKWVVVWLKSLPSSLNARGFVCLSPEKVRGMAIRELTLDIIECPIDDDLPPWPTLRSTPPPPPTTIPITTMISTLITTSSPNYSDSPSTPLPPIHNYPPGPLPPYEDPLQIYFHVVNSTNIDVSWASYFTVTAYKVTWVKRGQSQINEGMRERTVGGDRRHVIIANLEPRSVYRICVHVLDSLNSYRPGEDTICSEARTKPAVSRVREQAPQESINSTLLMAGIIGGAILVVLVTLLSLFCWHMHRKSRSSAAKWKYNRGRRKDDYCEAGTKKDNSILEMTETSFQIVALNNEQLLKGDFRIQPIYTPNGGIGFRDCHLSNNSIAYCKSSNVPSTEFCHT